TGTCCCAGCCTGGTGGCGAGGAATCCGCTTGAGATGACGACCACGGCCGCCAGCAGGGTCAGCCCGAACAGCAGGACGTACATGCAGCTCACCCCGATCACCAGGGTGAGGATCGAGGCGAGGTTGTACAGCACGGCCTCCTGCCGGGAGCCAAGGTGCCGCGTGCTCTCCCACAGCGAGTTGTGCACGATCATCCAGACGACCATCGCGGTCACCGCGAACACGCTGATCACCGCGAGCCGCGCCGGGCTGAGCGCGTCGGCCATGGACCAGATCGAGGGGAAGAACACCCCGAAGGCCGCGGTCGCCCCGGCGGCCGCGATGGCCCCGGACAGGCTGGGCACCAGCCGCCACGGCCGGTTGTCCCGGACCAGCCCGAACAGCAGCCGCAGCCGCCCGCGGAGCCCGACCAGGGTCAACGCGGCGTCCAGGTGCTCGTCGGGTGAGTTCACCCTCCGTACCGGGGAGATCCGCTCCAGCGGCCTGCGCAGGCCGCGATGCGCCGTCCCGGCCGGGCGGCCGTACTCCGACAGCTCCTCCACCAGCACGGCGAGGGTGCGCAGGGCATGTGTGCGCAGCCGCAGCCAGCCGATCGCGGGCAGGGCGGCCAGCGCGACCCGGTGCCGGGCGCTGAGGTCGGCGATCACCGGCCGCTCGCGCAGCCTGCGCGGCAGGTCGGTGAGGCAGATCATCAGGTCCCAGCCCTCGCGGGGCATTTTTTCCTTGGCGTGCTCGACGATCGGGATGCGGTTGTGCTCGTCCAGGATGAGCGGTTCGGAGACCACCCTGACCTCCCAGTGCACCTGGTCGCCGATCCGTTCGGCCAGCGTCCGCGGCAGCTGGTGGCACAGTCGCTGGGCCAGCTCGGTGGGCAGGCCCGGGTCGGCGAGCAGCCCGATGACACAGGTCCTGCCCGTGGTCGCCATGATCGTGTTCCCCTCCGGTCCCTGGTTACCGGAGGCAGGACTACCCCGTCCGGGGTTTGCGCAATCCCGTCAGACGAGCCTGCGGTCGGATGCCCACCGGGAGAGCTCGTAGCGGTTGGACAGCTGGGTCTTGCGCAGCACGCTGGACACGTGCGTCTCCACGGTCTTCACCGAGATGAACAGCTCTGAGGCGATCTCCTTGTAGGCGTACCCTCGCGCCAGCAGGCGCAGCACGTCCCGCTCGCGCGGGGTGAGCAGGTCCAGCTCCGGATCGCTGATCGGCGCCGAACCCGGCCGGTCGGCGAAAGCGTCCAGCACGAAGCCGGCCAGCCGCGGGGAGAACACCGCGTCCCCCTCGGCGACCCTGACCACCGCGCGCACCAGCTCCTTGGAGGAGATCGTCTTGGTGACGTAACCGCGGGCGCCCGCGCGGATCACCGCGATCACGTCCTCGGCCGCGTCGGAGACCGACAGCGCGAGGAACACCACCTCCGGCAACTCGGGGCGCAGCCTGCGGAGAACCTCGGCGCCGCCACCATCCGGCATGTGCACGTCGAGCAGCACCACCTGCGGCCGCGCCCTGGTGATCCCGGTCACCGCCTCGGTGACCGACCCGGCCTCACCGACCACCTCCACCTCGTCGGTGATCGACTCCAACTCGGCACGGACCCCGGCCCGGAACAGCGCGTGGTCGTCCACCAGGAAGACCTTCACCGGCCCGGCGGGCCGCCCGGCCTGCTCCGTGCTCTCGTTCTCTGTCACGACGCTCCTCACCCGTCAACCGTCTCGGCTAGCTCGAGGCCGCCTGGCCCGACGCCGCCGCGGCCGAGGACTTACTCGCCTTCAGCGGCATCTCCAGCTGCACCTCGGTGCCCTCCCCCTGCGCGGTGCGCAGCCTGCAGCTTCCGCCGTTGCGCTCCATCCTGCCCCGGATCGAATCCGCGAGGCCATGCCGGTCGGCTGGAACGAGGTCCGGGTCGAAGCCCTTACCGCGGTCCCGCACGAAGACGGTCACCGAACCGGCCTCCACCTCGGCGTACACGCTGACCTCCTGCACCCCGGCGTGCTTGGCCGCGTTCACCATGGCTTCCCTCGCGGCCTGCACCAGCGCGCCCAGCGCCCCGTCGAGCTCGGCCTCGCCGACGACGACCTGCTGCACCGACACGGCGAAGGTGTCCTCCACCTCGCCACAGGCCTGCGCCAGCGCGGCGGAGAACTGCCCGCCCGCGGTGTCCGAGG
The sequence above is drawn from the Amycolatopsis aidingensis genome and encodes:
- a CDS encoding response regulator — protein: MTENESTEQAGRPAGPVKVFLVDDHALFRAGVRAELESITDEVEVVGEAGSVTEAVTGITRARPQVVLLDVHMPDGGGAEVLRRLRPELPEVVFLALSVSDAAEDVIAVIRAGARGYVTKTISSKELVRAVVRVAEGDAVFSPRLAGFVLDAFADRPGSAPISDPELDLLTPRERDVLRLLARGYAYKEIASELFISVKTVETHVSSVLRKTQLSNRYELSRWASDRRLV